Proteins from a genomic interval of Anolis sagrei isolate rAnoSag1 chromosome 1, rAnoSag1.mat, whole genome shotgun sequence:
- the STON2 gene encoding stonin-2 isoform X2 — MMHTSLHTTPTDNPRAVKGSPWFGSRSPGAGRTDWHHSTFLSDNSSSLLEDEELGMEATSWHLNSTSINGHSEISTTARFPSWVTFEDDEARCTSPPIVSPVKPDTPPFATLSQAATVTTASSITTAPPTTATEIIAVTSSTLSSSFKKRERPRSALGDLTKVQKLDLSSLSRLHSVDGAPPWSATNPFLDDSLNNVQPSPINPFSSFFEERDKRSQTYLASGNSGRSQRDSLIILHQEADTISFNESSKHLRHRDAVEQLKQLQIGDPDQLSSPTLPDDDPSIPTQLDHTLSSLGPPQRKDGWPMMLRIPEKKNIMSSRHWGPIYVRLTESRCLQLFYEKGLEKPFKEFKLDINHEISEPKLQNYDENGRIHSVRIDRTTYKEKKKYQPKPSVLHIAEREQVIKLGTTNYEDFLSFIRSVQDTLMDLPASSTDLSTVGLNYQEEEITVDVKDEFYGTLAKGDNRILQHNVLTRIYVLTFLSGLAECRLGLNDILVKGNEIVSRQDIMPTTTTKWIKIHDCLFHSCVDEEAFATARAILFNPLDACRFELMRFRTAFSEKTLPFSLRVAASIHGAEVELQSWLMMSPGFSSNRDPLNQVPCENVMVRYPVPQEWVKNFRRDSVLGEKSLKAKVNKSASFGSAGVSGSEPVMRVTLGTAKYEHAFNSIVWRINRLPDKNSASGHPHCFFCHLELGSDREVPSSFVHYVDVEFDMPTTSASKATIRSISVEGKSDVRKWVNYSAHYSYKVEIEQKKSLNAGKVAEDTSNPKDCAVQ; from the exons ACAATTCCTCATCCCTTCTAGAAGATGAAGAGCTAGgtatggaagccaccagctggCACCTGAACAGTACATCCATTAATGGCCACAGCGAAATTTCAACAACAGCTCGTTTCCCCAGCTGGGTGACATTTGAGGATGATGAAGCCAGATGTACTTCTCCACCAATTGTATCTCCTGTGAAACCAGACACACCACCATTTGCAACACTATCACAAGCAGCAACAGTAACAACAGCATCATCAATAACAACAGCACcaccaacaacagcaacagagatCATAGCTGTGACCTCTAGTACCCTCtcctcatcttttaaaaaaagagagcgTCCCAGAAGTGCACTGGGTGATCTCACTAAAGTTCAAAAACTAGACCTTTCCTCCTTAAGCAGATTACATTCAGTTGATGGGGCACCTCCTTGGAGTGCTACTAATCCATTCCTTGATGATTCTCTAAATAATGTTCAACCTTCCCCCATCAACCCATTCAGTTCTTTTTTTGAGGAACGAGACAAACGTTCCCAGACCTACCTTGCTTCAGGCAACTCTGGTAGAAGCCAGAGAGATTCCCTCATTATTCTCCATCAGGAGGCTGATACTATCAGCTTCAATGAATCAAGTAAACATCTCAGGCACAGAGATGCTGTTGAACAACTGAAACAACTTCAGATTGGGGATCCTGATCAGCTCAGCAGCCCTACTCTACCTGATGATGACCCTAGCATACCAACTCAGCTGGACCATACCTTATCCAGTTTGGGACCACCTCAGCGAAAAGATGGCTGGCCGATGATGTTGAGGATACCAGAAAAAAAGAATATCATGTCCTCTAGGCACTGGGGACCAATTTATGTCAGACTGACTGAGAGCAGATGCTTGCAGCTCTTTTATGAGAAAGGACTAGAAAAGCCTTTCAAGGAATTCAAACTTGATATCAACCATGAAATTTCAGAACCTAAGCTCCAGAACTATGATGAGAATGGAAGGATACACAGTGTGAGAATAGACCGAACCACCtacaaggagaaaaagaaataccAGCCAAAACCATCTGTCTTGCACATAGCAGAGAGAGAACAGGTTATCAAGTTAGGCACCACCAATTATGAAGACTTCCTCAGCTTCATCAGGTCAGTCCAGGATACACTGATGGATTTGCCTGCTTCATCGACAGACCTGAGCACTGTGGGATTAAACTACCAAGAGGAGGAGATTACTGTGGATGTAAAGGATGAGTTTTATGGCACTTTGGCCAAAGGAGACAACAGGATTTTGCAGCATAATGTGTTGACAAGAATCTATGTTCTCACTTTTCTTTCTGGCCTAGCAGAATGCAGGCTGGGTCTCAATGACATCCTTGTCAAAGGGAATGAAATTGTTTCCCGGCAGGACATCatgcccaccaccaccaccaagtgGATTAAGATACATGATTGCCTTTTCCACTCATGTGTGGATGAGGAGGCATTTGCCACTGCCCGTGCGATTCTGTTTAATCCCTTGGATGCCTGCAGGTTTGAATTAATGCGCTTTAGGACGGCATTTTCTGAGAAGACATTGCCCTTTTCCTTGAGGGTGGCAGCTAGCATCCATGGGGCTGAGGTGGAGCTTCAGAGTTGGCTGATGATGTCCCCAGGGTTCTCCTCCAACAGAGACCCACTAAACCAGGTTCCCTGTGAAAATGTGATGGTCCGCTATCCTGTGCCACAGGAGTGGGTGAAAAACTTCCGCAGGGACAGTGTTCTTGGTGAAAAGTCCTTGAAAGCAAAGGTGAACAAAAGTGCTAGCTTTGGATCCGCCGGTGTTTCTGGTTCTGAACCAGTAATGAGAGTAACATTAGGAACTGCCAAATATGAGCATGCCTTTAATTCTATTGTGTGGAGGATAAATCGACTGCCTGACAAAAACTCTG CTTCAGGTCATCCTCACTGTTTTTTCTGCCACTTGGAACTTGGCTCAGACCGAGAAGTGCCTTCAAGTTTTGTCCACTATGTGGACGTGGAATTTGATATGCCAACTACTTCTGCATCCAAGGCCACCATCCGGTCTATCTCTGTGGAAGGCAAATCTGATGTCAGGAAATGGGTCAACTATTCAGCACACTACAGTTATAAG GTGGAAATAGAGCAGAAGAAGAGCTTGAATGCAGGCAAGGTGGCAGAAGACACCAGTAACCCCAAGGACTGTGCTGTGCAATGA